One Channa argus isolate prfri chromosome 15, Channa argus male v1.0, whole genome shotgun sequence DNA segment encodes these proteins:
- the nr5a5 gene encoding nuclear receptor subfamily 5, group A, member 5, with amino-acid sequence MDLTGYHPRLHQSPVPHPGNYTDNLFNLEGSSTCQELKTELDGRPESGEGCPVCGDKVSGYHYGLLTCESCKGFFKRSVQNDKHYTCAEQQSCPMNLSQRKRCPFCRFQKCLAVGMKREAVRADRMRGGRNKFGPLYRRDRQMKKQKVFPQANAAPYRIKTETTHTHRPTAPSDLHLLSSPSNTSFSSNAFHQSHMYNSSMGQSGAPMPLDCTLNEDRVLPPPSLPCPSLYCCNLSEFVQEKEEMPFSNSLGPANHSMHSNPNNSFTPSCKPALPSFSPTSLTTPISQAQTKTPDTASDTLSTNFLSQLLEGEQDESQLCAKVLASLQREQATRGKHDRLNTFSIMCKMADQTLFGLVEWARNSALFKELKVEDQMVLLQSCWSELLVLDHLCRQVTYGKEGCIYLVTGQQIEVSTIISQAGVTLSSLVSRTQDLVSKLKTLQFDRHEFVCLKYLVLFNPDVKSIQSRRQVEQTQERVNRALMEHTQQSHPGHSDKFGQLLLRLPEIRSISLQVEEYLYQRHLLGDLPCNSLLTEMLHTKHS; translated from the exons ATGGACCTTACTGGTTATCACCCACGGCTGCACCAGTCTCCTGTCCCTCACCCTGGCAACTACACAGACAATCTGTTTAATTTGGAAGGATCATCAACAT GTCAGGAATTAAAAACAGAGCTGGATGGTAGACCTGAGTCAGGGGAGGGCTGTCCTGTCTGTGGAGACAAAGTATCAGGATACCACTATGGACTACTCACTTGTGAAAGCTGCAAG GGATTCTTCAAACGCTCGGTGCAGAATGACAAGCACTACACATGTGCAGAACAACAGAGCTGCCCCATGAACCTTTCCCAGAGGAAACGTTGTCCTTTTTGCCGCTTCCAGAAGTGTTTGGCAGTGGGCATGAAAAGAGAAG CTGTGAGAGCAGATCGTATGAGAGGTGGCAGAAATAAATTTGGCCCTCTGTATCGACGAGACAGGCAGATGAAAAAGCAAAAGGTGTTTCCTCAGGCAAATGCTGCTCCCTATAGGATTAAAACAGaaactacacatacacaccgTCCAACAGCTCCAAGTGATCTTCATCTTTTAAGCAGTCCCTCAAACACATCATTTTCCTCTAATGCTTTTCATCAATCCCACATGTATAACTCTAGCATGGGGCAGTCAGGTGCACCCATGCCTTTGGACTGCACTCTTAATGAAGACAGGGTCCTCCCTCCACCATCCTTGCCCTGCCCCAGCCTGTACTGCTGCAACTTATCAGAATTTGTccaggagaaagaagaaatgcCATTTAGCAACTCCCTGGGTCCTGCAAACCATTCAATGCACTCAAACCCAAACAATTCTTTCACACCCAGCTGCAAACCAGCCTTACCCAGCTTCAGCCCGACAAGCTTAACCACCCCAATTTCTCAAGCTCAAACCAAAACTCCAGACACTGCATCAGATACTCTTTCAACCAACTTTTTAAGCCAACTGTTGGAAGGTGAGCAGGATGAGAGCCAGCTGTGTGCTAAAGTCCTGGCAAGCCTGCAGAGAGAACAGGCCACCCGAGGCAAACACGACCGCTTGAATACATTTAGCATCATGTGCAAAATGGCTGATCAGACTCTGTTTGGCCTTGTGGAATGGGCCAGGAACAGTGCACTCTTCAAGGAGCTCAAG GTAGAGGATCAGATGGTTTTGCTGCAGAGCTGTTGGAGTGAGTTGCTGGTCCTGGATCACCTCTGTAGACAGGTGACTTATGGCAAAGAGGGCTGCATATATCTGGTCACAGGACAACAG ATTGAGGTATCAACCATCATCTCTCAGGCAGGAGTGACGCTGAGCAGCCTGGTGTCAAGGACTCAAGACCTGGTGTCCAAGCTGAAGACACTCCAGTTCGACAGACATGAGTTTGTCTGTCTCAAATACCTGGTACTTTTCAACCCTG ATGTGAAGTCTATCCAGAGCCGAAGACAGGTGGAGCAGACTCAAGAGAGGGTAAACAGGGCCCTGATGGAgcacacacagcagagtcatCCAGGACACTCCGACAAGTTTGGCCAGCTGCTGCTACGGCTACCAGAAATACGTAGCATTAGCTTACAAGTTGAAGAGTATTTGTACCAGCGCCATCTTCTGGGCGATTTACCTTGCAACTCTCTGCTTACTGAGATGCTTCACACAAAGCACAGCTGA